One stretch of Malus domestica chromosome 14, GDT2T_hap1 DNA includes these proteins:
- the LOC103455002 gene encoding HVA22-like protein e isoform X2 encodes MGKAWTFLTQLHTVAGPVLMLLYPLYASVVAIESTSKLDDQQWLAYWIIYSFLTLMEMVLQPALEWLPIWYNVKLVFVAWLVLPQFKGAAFLYERYVRDQVRKYAGFNNHPQYNHPQSSKTSSPTGKAKNKFVQFMNPKNEAY; translated from the exons ATGGGAAAAGCTTGGACCTTTCTTACCCAACTTCACACAGTTGCTGG GCCAGTGCTGATGTTGCTTTACCCTTT GTATGCATCAGTGGTAGCCATAGAGAGCACATCTAAACTAGATGATCAGCAGTGGCTTGCCTATTGGATTATTTACTCTTTCCTCACTCTCATGGAGATGGTGCTCCAACCAGCCCTTGAGTG GTTGCCAATTTGGTACAATGTGAAGCTTGTGTTTGTGGCATGGTTGGTTCTGCCACAGTTCAAGGGGGCAGCTTTCTTGTATGAGAGATATGTGAGAGATCAAGTCAGAAAGTATGCAGGGTTTAATAACCATCCCCAATATAACCATCCCCAATCCAGCAAAACATCATCCCCCACTGGCAAAGCAAAGAACAAGTTTGTGCAGTTCATGAACCCCAAGAAT GAGGCCTATTGA
- the LOC103455002 gene encoding HVA22-like protein e isoform X1 has protein sequence MGKAWTFLTQLHTVAGPVLMLLYPLYASVVAIESTSKLDDQQWLAYWIIYSFLTLMEMVLQPALEWLPIWYNVKLVFVAWLVLPQFKGAAFLYERYVRDQVRKYAGFNNHPQYNHPQSSKTSSPTGKAKNKFVQFMNPKNEEQEAY, from the exons ATGGGAAAAGCTTGGACCTTTCTTACCCAACTTCACACAGTTGCTGG GCCAGTGCTGATGTTGCTTTACCCTTT GTATGCATCAGTGGTAGCCATAGAGAGCACATCTAAACTAGATGATCAGCAGTGGCTTGCCTATTGGATTATTTACTCTTTCCTCACTCTCATGGAGATGGTGCTCCAACCAGCCCTTGAGTG GTTGCCAATTTGGTACAATGTGAAGCTTGTGTTTGTGGCATGGTTGGTTCTGCCACAGTTCAAGGGGGCAGCTTTCTTGTATGAGAGATATGTGAGAGATCAAGTCAGAAAGTATGCAGGGTTTAATAACCATCCCCAATATAACCATCCCCAATCCAGCAAAACATCATCCCCCACTGGCAAAGCAAAGAACAAGTTTGTGCAGTTCATGAACCCCAAGAAT GAGGAGCAGGAGGCCTATTGA